CACCCCGCCCTGCTCCCATTCGCAGACGTGAGATTCATTACTGATAAGCGGAAACGAACGCGATAGTAGACCCCGTGCCGACACAGACACACCCGCTCGCGTTCCTGCTCGCCTACCTCGCAGACGTATCGCTGTCGGTCGCGATGCCGGTATCGATACTGATACTTTGGCGCATCGCTATCGGGCCGCTGGGAGTCGCCGAGTCCGTCGTCTGCGTCGTCGTCGGACTCGTCGGCTACGTCTTTGCCCGCGGGGTCGTCCTCCCGCGACGCCTGTTCGTCTCCCGAGAGGTCGACGACGCGCCGAAGCGACCGCCGCCGCCGTAGCGGGCCGGAGACGCGGCGGCCGCGGCCGCGGGCGCTACTGATAGGTACCCCGAGTCCGCAGTCCCTCTCATGAATCCGAGCGAACTCAGAGCTTCTATCCCGGTCTTCGACGACGTGCGCTACATGAACACGGGCGCGAGCGGACCTAGTCCCCGTCCCGTCGTGGAGAGCGCCCAGGAGATGCTGGCGCGCCACGAGTACGACGCCGCGAGCGAGGCGGGGCCGTACCCGTTCGCGTTCGACTTCTACGAGGAGGTTCGGGAGACCGTCGCCGACTTCCTCGGCGCCGCGGAGACCGAAATCGCGCTGACGCAGAGCACCGCCGACGGCATCACCCGCGTCGCGGGCGCGTTCGATTGGGAGGCGGGCGACGTGGTCGTCCGCACCGACCTCGAACACCCGGCGGGCGTCCTCCCGTGGTCGCGCCTCGAACGTCGCGGCTGCGAGGTGCGCGTCGTCCCCACGGAGGAGGGGCGAATCGACCGCGAGGCCTACCGGGAGGCCGTCGAGGACGCGAAACTCGTCTGCTTCAGCGCGCTGACGTGGAACTACGGAACCTATCTCCCCGTCTCGGAGTTGGTCGAGGAAGCTCACGACGCGGGCGCGTTCGTCCTCGTCGACGCCGTGCAGGTGCCGGGTCACTCGCCGCTGGACGTGACCGACTGGGGCGCCGACGCCGTCGCCGCCGCGGGGCACAAGTGGCTCCTCGGGACGTGGGGCGGGGGCTTCCTCTACGTCGCGGAGTCGGCGGCGAACGACCTCGAACCGACCGACGTGAGCTACCGGAGCGTCGAGGACCCCTCGACCGACGAGTACGAACTCAAGACCGGCGCGCCGCGCTTCGAGGTGGGGACGACCAACCTCGCGCCGTACGCGGCGCTGCAGACGGCGATGGAGACGATGGAGTCCGTCGGTCTCGAGGCCGTCGAGTCGCACCTCCTCGGCCTCGCGGACAGGCTGACGGACGCCGTCCCGAACGACAAGCTATTGAGCCCCGAGGAACCGGAATCGGGGCTCGTGACGGTACGAGTCGACGACCCGGAAGCGACGGTGCAGACGCTCAAAGACGACTACGGTATCGTGGTCCGACCCATCCCGTCGCTCGACGGGTCGGTCCGAACCTCGCTACACGCGATAAACACCGAGACGGACGTCGACCGACTGGTCGAGGCGCTCGAAGAGACGGGGTGGTGAGGACCGTCGTCGCGGGGACCCCTCTCAGGCCCCTCGGGCGCGTTCGCGCATCACGTCCGCGAGGCCGGCGTTCGCCGAGCAGTTCGGGCAGGCGCGGACCGTCCCCGACTCGTCCGCGAAGACGCGGACGAAGCGTTCGGAGACGTGGGTTCCGCAGTGGTCACACGCTGCCATCTCGTCGCTCCTGTGCTGCGGTCATCTATCGTACCCTCGATTGAAACGCCGACCGGAGGGGTAAAAGAGAATTTTCCGATTCTCACCCAAATCTCTGCAACATCCGCGCCGAATCTCCCGTGTGACGGCGAACCCGTCGATTCTCCGCCCGTCGATGACCGCCTCCGAGGGGCTTTTGCTCGTGGGACGCCCAGTTCCGTCCATGAGCGACACCGAACTCGCGACGCTCGGCGGCGGTTGCTTCTGGTGCATCGAGGCCCCGATGAAGGAACTCGTCGGCGTCGAGTCCGTCACCTCCGGCTACGCGGGTGGACACGTCAAGGACCCGACGTACGAGGAGGTCTGCCGGGGGTCGACGGGGCACGCCGAAGTCGTGCAGGTCGAGTTCGACCCCGACGACATCTCCTACCGGGACCTGCTCGAAGTGTTCTTCGCGCTTCACGACCCGACCACGGAGGACAGACAGGGACCGGACGTGGGGTCGCAGTACCGCTCGGCCGTCTTCTACCACGACGAGGAGCAGCGACAGACGGTCGAAGCCCTCGTCGTCGAGATGACCGAATCGGGCGTCTACGACGACGACATCGTCACCGAAATCGCTCCTCTGGACACCTTCTACGAGGCCGAAGAGCACCACCAGGACTACTACGAAAAGAACCCCGACCAGCCCTACTGCGCGGTCCAGATTCCGCCGAAACTGGAGAAGGTCCGCGAGAAGTTCGCCGGACAGGTCCGCGGCGTGAACTGATTCGGTCGATTCGGCCGTCGTCTCTTTTCGCCGCGCTTTACCCCCGCAGCAACAGCGCCGCCGCCACCAGCAGACAGCCCACGAGTCCGCCGAACGCGACGGCGTAGTCCGCGTAGGTGGCGACGACGCCAACGTACGCCGGGCCGAGGGCGTTCGCGCCGAGGAAGAGCGCCCGCGCCGCCCCGAGGTCCGCGCCCATGCCATCCGCCGGCGCCTCGTCCATGATGATGGCGTCCGCGAGAGGGAAGCCGGTCTTGTAGCCCGCCGCCGTGGCGAAGACGGCGACGTAGAGGAGGAGGCGCGACTGCGCGAGCACGATGCCCGTCAGCGAGACGGCGCCGAGGAGGAGGCCGGCGACGGCGATGTGCCGGCGCGAGTAGCGGTCGCCGAGGCCGCCCGCGAGCGGTTTGATGGTGAGGCCGACGACGAAGACGATGGCGAACGTGGCGCTGGCGAGGCCGTCGGAGAACCCCCGCGCCTGCGCGAGGTAGGTCGGAAAGAAGTTGATGAAGCCGCCGACCATGAAGTAAAAGAGCGCGAACGCGAGGAGCGTCTCGCGCTGTCTCGAACTGGCGACGAGTCGGCGGACGGTGCCGGCGGCGTCGAGCGACGTCGACCCGACGCTGACCGTCTCGCGCGTCCAGAGGGCGTACAGCGCGGTCACCGTCGCGAGCGCGGCGGCGACGGGGAGAAACGGCGTCCGCCACGTCGCGTACGTCAGCGCGAGGACGGCGATTCCGGAGGCGAGCAGTCCGCCGACGTCCGTTCCGGCGGCGTAGACGCCGAGCGCGCGGCCCCGCCGGGCGGTGAAGAGATCGGAGATGAGCGCCCGCGAGGGGATGGCGAACAGCCCCTTGCCGAGTCCGACGACGACGGTGCCGGCGAGGAAGCCGAGGAGGCCGCCCGCGAGGCCGAACAGGAGGAAGCCGACGACGAGGACGGCCAGACCCGGCAGGATGAGCGTCGTTCGGTTCCAGTTGTCCGAGTACTCGCCGCCGGGGTACTGCGTGACGGCGTAGACGCCTTGGAAGGCCGCGAGCGCGAGGCCCGCCGTCGCCTCGGTGATATCGAGCGACGAGATGATGGCGGGCAGGAGCGGCGAGAGGAGGAATCGCCCCGTCTGGAGAATCGCCCATCCGAGCGAGACGACGAGGAGCATCCGCGTCGCGTAGCCGCCGCTTCCGCTCCCGCCGCCCGCCGTGTTCTCTCCCTTCGCTTCGCTCACGGTGGAGACTCCGCGACGGGGGCGTAGGTGGTTTCGGATTGCGGAACCCGCGTGCCGGAAAATCACTGGCGATTAATCGTCTCGGCGTCGGTTAGAGGTTCGACGCGCTCGACCCGCCGTCGATGGGGACGGCGGCGCCGTTGACGAACTCCGACTGCGGCGAGGAGAGGAAGGCGACGGTTCGACCGAGGTCCATCGGGTCGCCGATGCCACCCGTCGGGATGCCCTCGCCCCACTCCTCGATTCCCTCCTCGTAGGAGTCGTACTCGCCCCGTTCGACGCCCTGCTCGACGAGTTCCTCGATGCGGGACGTCTCGTGGGATCCGGGGAGGACGGCGTTGGCGCGCACCTCCGGGGCGAACTCCTTCGAGAGCGTCTTTTCCAGTCCGATGACGCCCATGCGGACCGAGTTCGAGAGGACGAGGCCGTCGATGGCCTCCTTGACGCTCCCGGAGGCGATGGTGACGATGGTGCCGCCGTCGCCCTCCTTAAGGTGTTCCTCCGCGGCCCGCACCGTCCGCACGACGCTCATCACGAGTAGGTCGAACGCCTCGTACCAGTCCTCGTCGGTCGTCTCCGAGAACGGCCCCGAGGGCGGACCGCCCGCGGAGGTGACGAGGTGGTCGAGGCCGCCGAACTCCTCGACCGGTCGCTCGACGAGCGACTCGATGTCGTCGGCGTCGGTCAGGTCGCCCGCCTCGCCGACCACCGTCGCACCGCCCGTCGCGTCCTTCTGCACCTCCTCAACGGCCGATTCGAGTCGCTCGGCGTCGCGCCCGTTCATCACGACGTTCACGCCCTCCTGTGCGAGCGCTCGCGCCGAGGCCCTGCCGAGACCGCTGCTCGACGCCGTCACCAACGCCGCGTCGCCCGCCATGTCGAGTTCCATGCCGGGACGTGCGCGCGTCTCCCACAAAGAACTGGTCGTGGCGGTGGCTTTCGCGGGGAGCCTCACTGCCAGATGACGTACGCGAGGACCGCTATCGCCACCGTTTCGAGCACTTGAAGGACCATCATGAATCGGACGGCGAGGGCCGGCATGGCCGGGGGACTCAGATAGAAGTACAGCGCGACGGCGTTCTCTACGAGCAACAGCGAACCGAACACGATGGACCCGAGCGTCAAGGGCGCTCGAATCTCGCGGTAGTTCCGAATCCAGATGGTCAAAAGCGTCGCCAACAGCACGATGTTGACCGCGGCCGCGAGACGCGCCGCGTTGAGCATGAGACTCATCGGCGCGTTCCCCGCCGGTTCTTCGACTCGCCCGTTCGCGCCCGTTCGTTCGCGTCTCTCGGCCTAATCATCGATCTGTGAAATGATTCGTTCGACGGTGTTCCAGTGGTTTCGGACTCGGTCGGACGGGAGGTACACTGTCCCGTAGTCCGAACCACCGCTTGTGACGACGCCGTTCTCCTCTAAAACTTCGAGGTGGTGTCTGATAGTGTTGTAGGCCATATCGAGGTCCTCGGACAGTCGGTTCGCGTTGCGAGGACGCTCGTCGATAGCCCGGAGAATCCGCGCGCGGTTGGGTCCTCCTCGTGTCCCGGCAAGAACCTGCCAGAGGACCGTCTCCATGATACTATTCGTGGTCGTCGCTCGACAAGAAACCACCGAACCCCGGCGCGTCCGTCCCCCGAGCGCGCCCGAACGGACGGCGACGCGCGACGCGGAGGACGGGCACCGCGGGCGTCCGCGCTCTCGTCGCCTCGGTGCGGCGTCTTGGGGGAGATTCGGCCGGGAGTCACCCGTGAGTTGAGCCCGATTTGGGTGAGAACTGCGAAAGCGGTTAATCCGGCGTCGTCCCTCCCGTACGACGCATGAACTCAGACGACTCCGAGACGACTCGACGGCGCGCGCTGATCGGCATCGGAACTGGTCTTGCGGTCGGTCTCGCGGGCTGTATGGGCGGCGGCGACGGGACCGAAACCGAGGGGTCGACGTCGACCGAGATGTCGACGGAGATGGAGACGTCGACGGAGATGGCCGGCGAAACCGAGATGGAGACGGAGTCGGGCGAAGCCACCGGAACGGAGGGGGAGTCCGCCTCCGTCCGCGTGGCGCACGTGGCCCCGAACGCGCCGAACGTCGACGTGTACGTCGACGGCTCGGCGGTCCTCGAAGACGTCCCCTTCGGCGCCGTGAGCGAGTACCTCGCCGTGCCCGCCGGGGAGCGACAGGTCCAAATCACGGCGGCCGGCGACCCCGACACGGTCGTCTTCGAGGGCGCCGTTCCGGTCGAAGCGGGGATGATGTACACCGTGGCCGCGACCGGCGAAATCGGCGACATGGCCGACCAAGCGTTCGAGCCGTTGGTCCTGCAGGGCGACGGTTCGGCCCCCGGCGGCGACATGGCTCGCGTCCGCTTGGTTCACGCCTCCCCCGACGCGCCCGCGGTGGACGTGACGCTCGCGTCGAACGGCGACACGGTGTTCGACGGCGTCGCCTACGGCGAGAGCAGCACGACCACCGTCCCCGCCGGCGACTACACCTTGGACGTGCGCGGCGACACGGAGAGCAACGACGGCGACGTCGCCGCCA
This genomic stretch from Halogeometricum sp. S1BR25-6 harbors:
- a CDS encoding aminotransferase class V-fold PLP-dependent enzyme; translation: MNPSELRASIPVFDDVRYMNTGASGPSPRPVVESAQEMLARHEYDAASEAGPYPFAFDFYEEVRETVADFLGAAETEIALTQSTADGITRVAGAFDWEAGDVVVRTDLEHPAGVLPWSRLERRGCEVRVVPTEEGRIDREAYREAVEDAKLVCFSALTWNYGTYLPVSELVEEAHDAGAFVLVDAVQVPGHSPLDVTDWGADAVAAAGHKWLLGTWGGGFLYVAESAANDLEPTDVSYRSVEDPSTDEYELKTGAPRFEVGTTNLAPYAALQTAMETMESVGLEAVESHLLGLADRLTDAVPNDKLLSPEEPESGLVTVRVDDPEATVQTLKDDYGIVVRPIPSLDGSVRTSLHAINTETDVDRLVEALEETGW
- a CDS encoding DUF7563 family protein; protein product: MAACDHCGTHVSERFVRVFADESGTVRACPNCSANAGLADVMRERARGA
- the msrA gene encoding peptide-methionine (S)-S-oxide reductase MsrA, translating into MSDTELATLGGGCFWCIEAPMKELVGVESVTSGYAGGHVKDPTYEEVCRGSTGHAEVVQVEFDPDDISYRDLLEVFFALHDPTTEDRQGPDVGSQYRSAVFYHDEEQRQTVEALVVEMTESGVYDDDIVTEIAPLDTFYEAEEHHQDYYEKNPDQPYCAVQIPPKLEKVREKFAGQVRGVN
- a CDS encoding MFS transporter, with translation MLLVVSLGWAILQTGRFLLSPLLPAIISSLDITEATAGLALAAFQGVYAVTQYPGGEYSDNWNRTTLILPGLAVLVVGFLLFGLAGGLLGFLAGTVVVGLGKGLFAIPSRALISDLFTARRGRALGVYAAGTDVGGLLASGIAVLALTYATWRTPFLPVAAALATVTALYALWTRETVSVGSTSLDAAGTVRRLVASSRQRETLLAFALFYFMVGGFINFFPTYLAQARGFSDGLASATFAIVFVVGLTIKPLAGGLGDRYSRRHIAVAGLLLGAVSLTGIVLAQSRLLLYVAVFATAAGYKTGFPLADAIIMDEAPADGMGADLGAARALFLGANALGPAYVGVVATYADYAVAFGGLVGCLLVAAALLLRG
- a CDS encoding SDR family oxidoreductase; this encodes MELDMAGDAALVTASSSGLGRASARALAQEGVNVVMNGRDAERLESAVEEVQKDATGGATVVGEAGDLTDADDIESLVERPVEEFGGLDHLVTSAGGPPSGPFSETTDEDWYEAFDLLVMSVVRTVRAAEEHLKEGDGGTIVTIASGSVKEAIDGLVLSNSVRMGVIGLEKTLSKEFAPEVRANAVLPGSHETSRIEELVEQGVERGEYDSYEEGIEEWGEGIPTGGIGDPMDLGRTVAFLSSPQSEFVNGAAVPIDGGSSASNL
- a CDS encoding ArsR/SmtB family transcription factor; translated protein: METVLWQVLAGTRGGPNRARILRAIDERPRNANRLSEDLDMAYNTIRHHLEVLEENGVVTSGGSDYGTVYLPSDRVRNHWNTVERIISQIDD
- a CDS encoding DUF4397 domain-containing protein, coding for MNSDDSETTRRRALIGIGTGLAVGLAGCMGGGDGTETEGSTSTEMSTEMETSTEMAGETEMETESGEATGTEGESASVRVAHVAPNAPNVDVYVDGSAVLEDVPFGAVSEYLAVPAGERQVQITAAGDPDTVVFEGAVPVEAGMMYTVAATGEIGDMADQAFEPLVLQGDGSAPGGDMARVRLVHASPDAPAVDVTLASNGDTVFDGVAYGESSTTTVPAGDYTLDVRGDTESNDGDVAASFDVSLSGGQAYTAFAAGYLTPDDEPADTAFDLIVAQDTQSMSG